The window AGTGGAACAAACCCGAGAAAACTTGGATTTAATATTAACAGGGATCAATAGCTCCACTGACATGGTTGTAACAGAAACAAAGCAAATAGAAGAAGGGTCTACTGAGCTTCAGGAAATCTTAAAATCCATGCAATCCTTTAAATCCCGTTTAGTTTCTATTACAAGTATGGTTTCTGAGTCAACAGAATCTGTAGACGGACAACGTGAAAGTATTCAAGAAATTTCTAAAATCCTTCAGGAAATCTCGCAATTGGCCCATGAAAATAAAGAACATGTCTACCAAGTTACAAATGATTTAGATAAACAACATGAAAACGTGGAAGAAATCCGTTCTATTAGTCATGCATTGAACACAACTTCTGAGGAATTGCAATCCCTCATCCACAAAGATGCAGTTCTAATGAACTCGAATATTGACCTCACTTTAGTGGAAAATTCAAAAGAAATTCTTCTTAAAACTATTCGGGCAAATGAATTAATCTCTTTGAATGCAGAGGTACATCAGATGCAACTAGATACAATTTTAACAGCCAATATACAATTTGAAGCCATATGGTCCAATCGTTTGGATGGATCATTTATATATTCAAACCCGACGGCAGCCCTTGTAAATGCAAAATTACGTCCATGGTTTATCGAAGCCTCTGGAGGGAAAACCTTTACCTCTGACGTTTATATTTCTGCCCTTACAAAAAAAGCTTGCATTACACTCTCCATGCCAATTTTAGATGGAAACAAGATTATTGGCGTTCTTGGAGCTGATTTAGCCGTTTCCTAACTTATCATGGAAGCTGCACAACAAAAACACCGACCACAAATTAGTGAATCGGTGTTTACCCTATTTATTTTGCAAATTGATATAGCAAGATGCCTGTTGCTACTGCTACATTTAAAGACTCAGCTTGTCCAAAAATTGGAATAATGACATTTTGATCAGTCTTATCTAGAAGCTGTGGATGGATACCACTGCCTTCATTTCCTACGATTAAAGCAAAGCTACCTGATGTATTAACTTCTGTATACACTACAGCCTCTTGAAGAGCAGTACCGTACACTTTAACTTCCCGATCTTGTAGATCTTCTATCCAATCAGCCAATTCCCCGCGAACAATGGGGATATGGAAATGAGAACCTTGAGCTGAACGTAATGTTTTAGGATTATATGCATCGGCACATCCCTTCCCTAAGACCACCGCATCAATTCCTGCAGCATCTGCCGTGCGAATCATTGTTCCGATATTGCCTGGATCTTGAACTGCGTCAACCAGTAAAAGTTTTCTCCAGCTCGCTAAAGCATTCGAATCTACTTCTAATTGTTTGCAATGGGCAAAAACGCCTTGAGAGTTTTCTGTTTCAGCAAGTTCTGTTGCAATTGCTCCAGTTATTTCAACCATCGCTACATTGTCGATATCCCAAAGTAATGGTAAATCCACACCCTCACGAACAATTATTTGAACGATTTGCTCTTTATTCTTTAAAGCTTCTTCCACTAAATGAAAGCCCTCTACGATAAATTCTCCTGATTTTTCACGTTCTTTTCTTGTCGTCACAAGCTTTTTCCAATGCTTGACTAAAGCATTCTGTGGTGATTCAATTCGTTTCATAATTGTACGTTTACCGCCTTTTCCTTTTCGTTCTATTGCCTAATTTTACATGAAAAGTCGGTCAGTGTAAAAAATGATCTTCCTCACAGAAAATTTCTTTGTTTACAGCCTTACTTCCCGAGCAATACTCTTTAAGCTATCTCCTAATTTATCAATTTCTAGTTTAGTTGTCCCTTCTCCAAAGGATACACGGAAAAACTGTCGTGCTTTTGATAAGTTTTGCCCCATTGCTAAAATGGCTTTTGTTCCAGAGCTGCTAGTAATATCACAGGCACTTCCTGTAGAAATGGCAATTCCCTCCTCATTTAACCTCAGCATCACAAATTGCCCCTCTACCCCATTTAGACATATTCCTAATATACTTGGAAGCTGATAATCTGCCTCGGCTTCAATAAAATCACAACCTGCATCCTTTAAAATCTGTTTTAAGCGATTACGATAAAGTTGAAAAGTCTCTTTTTGATAGGCAAATTGCTCCATTGCTGTCACCATTGCAATAATTGCTGGAAGATCTACTGTCCCTCCACGGATTCCCTTTTCATGGGTTAGACCAGGAAAAACAGGGACACATCGTTTCCTCGGATTTAGATAAATCGCTCCACACCCTTTTGGACCTCCAAATTTATGTGCTGAGATGGTTATAGCATCGAGTTCCTTTGCTAAATGCTCAATTGGCAATTTACAGAAGGATTGAACACAATCTACATGAAAGGGAATGTCTTTTTTTCGAGCAATTTTTGCAATTCGTTCTACTGGCTGAATGGTTCCAATTTCTGAATTTACATGCTGAATTGAAATTAACACCGTATCTTCACGTATCGATTTAACAAGTATATCAACATCCACTATTCCATATTCATTTAGTGGGAGCTTCGTAACCTCATAGCCATCTCTTTCAAGTGTAGTCATGGCTGCATGAACGCTCGTATGCTCTGCTGCAGATGTAATCACATGTTTTCCTTTACCAGCTCTGGCTAGAGATAATATGGCAAGAAGATTCCCTTCTGTCCCACTGCCTGTAAAAATGACCCCATTACGATTAATCCCTAATTTGTTTGCAACTCTAGTTCGAGCCTCCTCTAATAAAAAACTAGCATTGCCCCCTGCATCATGTAGGCTGGATGTATTTCCAAAAACAATCTTTGCAGCTTCTGAATACGCTGCAATTGCTTCATCTGTCATCGGTGTTGTTGCTGCATAGTCAAGATATATCATGATGAAATCCCCTTAGTTTTATAGTCTGAAAACCAAGCTATTCCGTTTAATTCTCTATGAAACTTACATACTTCCAATACTTGTTTTCCACTTCATTTTATGTAAAGATAGGTGTAAAGACAACTGTAAAGAAGGTAAATCTATGAAAATCGAAACAGACATCGTCATTATCGGTAGTGGAATTGCAGCTCTTCAGGCTGCCCAGGTATTATCTCGGCGTTTTACAGTCCACATTATTACGAAGTCTGATATTAGAAACGGTAGTTCCTATAAAGCTCAAGGCGGTATTGCAGCTGTAATAAGTCATGATGATCATTCGACTCTTCATATCCAGGACACGCTTCTCGCTGGTGAACATCATCACGTGGAGCAACATGTAGAACGATTAGTCGAAAAAGGAATAGAAACAGTTCATCAACTTATCAATCAGGACTTTCCTGTGGACCGTACAAATCAAGGGGCAATATCACTTGGTCTCGAAGGTGCACACAGTAAACCGCGCATACTCCATTCCGGTGGTGATGCAACAGGCAAAGCATTGGTCGAACACTTAATAGCAGAGTTACCTGAAAATGTAATTGTCCATGAACATGAAATTGCCTATGAACTACTACTGAATACTCACGGTGAATGTATCGGAGTAAAAACGAAAAAAATCGATTCGAGGGATTCAACTTACTATACCTCTTACGTCATCCTTGCTACAGGCGGAGCAGGAAGTGTTTATGCTTGCACTTCTAACTGTCCAGATAGTGTTGGAGATGGGATTGCGCTTTCTTATCTTGCAGGTGCACAAATTACTGACATGGAATTTGTTCAATTTCACCCTAGTTTACTTTATATAAATGGTGCTGCTAAAGGGCTTGTCTCAGAGGCAGTGCGCGGTGCTGGTGGGTATTTTATCGATCAATATGGACACAGGTTAATGGAGAATAAGCATCCACTAGGAGATTTAGCACCTCGTCATGTAACTGCATTTGAAATATATAAAGAACGGGCTAAAGGAAATGAAGTTTTTCTCGACATTTCTGCCATTTCTGACTTTAAGAGCAAATTTCCAACCATTTCTCAAATTTGTGAAGAAAATGGGATTGCTATTTCACAAGGACGCATCCCAATCGCACCTGGCAGTCACTTTTTAATGGGTGGTATTTCAGCAGATTGCTATGGGCGTACTAGCATTCCAAGACTGCTTGCTACAGGAGAAACTGCATGTACCGGCGTCCATGGGGCTAACCGTTTAGCAAGCAATTCCTTGCTTGAAGGTATTACCTTTGGAAAGCTGATGGCGGAGAATCTATTATCATATGGAACTAGGCAAAACCATTTTCAGGAGTGCCCTACTTTAAACAAAGATAAAAAGTTAACACTTCTTTCTGCAAAAACGCTACAAGAAGAAATGCTAAAAAATGCTGGAATCATTCGAAATCGAGAAGACTTAACCAAATTGCAAGAGCTCCTGCCGACGTATGATCAAGTAAGATTCTTTGATTTAAGCAAATGTACGAAACAACAAATTGAGCTAACTTTTATGCATATTACATCCTCTTTAATAGTGAATGCCGCTCTTTTGCGAGAGGAATCTCGTGGTGCCCATATCCGCGAAGACTTCGCACGCTTGCACCAAGGTTGGCAGAACAAATGGGTCGTGTTTGAAAAAGAAAAAACATATGTGAGGGAAGGACTTTATGAACAAAATCAAACTGCAAACAATGTTAAAGCAATTTTTCAATGAAGATATTGGAGATGGAGATCTTTCAAGTGAATTATTATTTACTTCATCCGATAAAGGCTCTTTTACTTTTTACGCGAAAGAAGCGGGCATCTTTTGTGGAGCTGAAATTATCCAAACCGGTTTTAAAATCTTGGATTCTTCCATAGAAGTAACTCTATTAAAACGAGATGGAGAAAAAATTGAAATAGGTGATGAGATAGCAGTCATTGAGGGTTCTTTACAAAGCTTATTAGCTGGTGAACGAGTTATTTTAAATTTAGTTCAACGAATGAGTAGTATAGCCACAAATGCTTATAAAGCTGTCGAGTTAACGAAAGGAACAAATGCAAAAATTTGTGATACTCGAAAAACGATACCTGGACTTAGAATGCTGGATAAGTATGCAGTTCGTACAGGGGGGGCCTATAATCACCGGAGTGGCCTATATGACTGTATTATGTTGAAGGATAATCACATCTCTTTTGCGGGAAGCATCTCTAGAGCTGTATCTGATGCGAAATCAAAAATCGGTCATACTGTTAAAATCGAAGTTGAAATTGAGTCGAAAGAACAGCTCATCGAAGCGATTGAAGCAAAAGCAGATATTATTATGTTCGATAATCGAAGCCCTGAGGAAATCCGCAATTGGCTGCCGTTTGTCCCTTCGTCCATCATCACGGAGGCTTCAGGTGGCATTACATTTGATAATTTAAAAGATTATGCAAAAAGTGGTGTGGAGTTTATTTCGTTAGGTGCTCTCACCCACTCTGTGAAAGCATTGGATATAAGTGCTCTAGTACAGTTGAAAGGAGAAAAGATTAATGGGTATCACTAGTTTACTCGGAAGCAATATGCTGCCTGAAAAATATCGTACAATGAAGCGTTCTGAGATGGAACAACGAATACTCGAAATTAAAGAAACGCTTGGAGATCAATTATTCATACCAGGCCATCATTATCAAAAGGATGAAGTTATTCAGTTTGCGGATAGTATAGGAGATTCATTGCAGCTTGCAAGAGTCGCAGCAGCAAATAAAAAAGCACAGCATATCGTGTTCTGTGGTGTACATTTCATGGCTGAAACTGCCGATATGCTTACGACAGATGACCAAATTGTATACTTGCCAGATATGCGTGCAGGATGTTCAATGGCGGATATGGCGGATATCTATCAAACGGAAGAAGCATGGATCGAACTCCAGAAGCTGCTTGGCGATACAATCATTCCTTTAACGTATGTCAATTCAACAGCTGCCATTAAAGCATTCACAGGAAGAAATGGCGGGGCTTGTGTTACATCATCTAATGCTAAGAAAATGGTGAAATGGGCATATACTCAAAAAGAGCGTTTATTCTTCTTACCTGACCAACACCTAGGACGAAATACAGCATACGAATTAGGCATTCCTTTAGAGCAGATGGCTGTCTGGAACCCGATGAAAGGCGAACTTGAGTATGAAGGTAACCTAGCAGATCTAAGGGTCATTTTATGGAAAGGCCATTGCTCAGTTCATCAAGGCTTTACCGTATCAAATATAAAAAATGTACGAGAAAGATATCCCCAAATGACCATCATTGTTCACCCAGAATGCTGTCGTGAAGTTGTTGAAGCATCTGATTTAAATGGCTCAACAAAATATATCGTGGACACAGTTAATTCTGCTCCAGCGGGTTCAAGCTTCGCTATCGGAACAGAGATGAATCTGGTTAAACGTATTATTGCGGATCACCCAGATAAGCAAATCATTTCACTAAATGAAAATATGTGTCCATGCTTAACAATGAATCGAATTGATTTACCCCATCTCTTGTGGGCATTAGAAATGATTACAGAAGACGTGCCGGGAAATATCATTAAGGTTGCTCCTGAAGTAACTAAGGAAGCAAAATTGTCACTTGATCGGATGCTTGCATTAGCTTAATAAACCAAGAATCTACATTTGTTCGTGCATACCATATGTAGGTTCTTTTTTCGTCCATTATAATCAGTTTCCCACTCTAAAATGCAATAACTTTATTTAGTCCAATGACTTCGAATCCACATGATAAAGTTGCGCGGGCTGCTTCAGTGGCAAGTCCATGATTTCTATATTTACTAGAAATCCCGTAGTATATTTCAGTCGCATTCATCTCGAAATCATCTGGAACTTAACCACAATAGCCAATCACTCTTTGGTCTTCTATATGTAAAATAGAAAGATTAATCGAAAATAATAAATTCCGCAGTAACAAATTATTGTGGAATTATTATTTTTTATTATTTGATTAGACAACTTTGCCGAATTACTTAATTTACTATGTATAGTTTCCTTTTAGTGATGCAGACTAGTCATTAAGGAGGCGATTGTTATGAATTTTCAAATTAGACAAGCCATTACTTCAAATGTACAAGGTGATAGTGCTGCCGAGTTCCGCGATACTGTAGAAGATGCAATTACGCGTGGAGACGAGCATTTATTACCTGGTCTTGGCGTATTTTTAGAAAAATGGTGGCATGCATCTTCACCAGACGAACAACAGCAATTTACTGAAAAACTTTCAAAAGCATTTCAAAACTAATGAAATGTAAGGCTGGCTTGCTTGAGTTTTCATGTCTTGGCAGCCTTCTACCTTTATATTCCCCAATCACTTTTCAATATTTTATTTAATTGTTCAAGATCAACTTTTTCCGAGATTTTCTTTTCAATGTCCATCTTCAACAGATTGTACTTATCAATGCAAATTTGTCCTAGGTCTGTTAATTGAATACATTTATCACGATTATTACTACCTGGTACTAATTCGACTAATCCCTTAGATGCTAATTTCTTAACAAATTTATGGGCTGCTTGCCGAGATATTTGTACGTTTTTAGCAACCATCGATATTGTTGGCTGATGGTTATTCACCTTTGACATGATGTACCATTCTGAATTCGAAATGGAAATATCACTCATTTCGTTCCATTTTTCTTCTAAAATTCTTCGTATCGTACCGTGTCGCTCACTAATAAGATCAAATAAGTCTAATGGTTCCACGTCAATCAATCATTCCCTTGCATCTCATTTTCGAGAATAATATACTCAATCACGCACCATTTGTCAACTAAGTTGACATTTTTCTTAAAATAACCTATAATGAAATTAGTCAACCTAGTTGACAATATGTACTTGGGGGCGAAATAATGTTTAATATTGGTGATACGATTATCTATTCTGCTCATGGATTATGCCAAATTGACGGCATCAGTGAAAAGACTATTTCAGGTGTAACAAAAACCTACTATGTACTGCATCCTCTTAATAATGAAAAATTAGAAATCAGTACTCCTGTTGATAATAAAACCATTTCAACACTTATGGCTAAAGAAGAAGCTGAAGAAATTTTGGAATTGTTTACTGAACCAGGCATAGAATGGATTGATAAAGGCAACCAACGTACACAAGGCTATTCTCTCATTGCCAAAAAAGGTGATCGAAAAGAAATTGCTAAAGTGATTAATACTTTACTTGTGAAAAAACACGAGATAGAAAATAATGAAAAGAAATTTCCGGAACAAGACCGCAAGCTGTTGGTTTCAATGCAAAGTATCTTATTCTCAGAGCTTGCCCTTTCTTTAAACACAACTACTGAGGAAATATCCCAAAAAATTGCTCACTTATTAGAGATTGACGGAGAAGTGATCCTTACAAATGAATAAGTACCGTCTCATCAGGCAGCCTCTTAAAGTATGTTTATTTAAGGGCTGTTTTTCTGCTTACAAACAGTTGTGTAACCATATTAAAAAGCAACCCAGCGTCTCCCAGGTTGCTTTTCTTATGTAGCGATGAGGCATTCCATCCTGAACAACGACATCGCATGAAATCGCTACAGCGAGTCCCCCGTAGACAAATTTCTTTTTTATTCATTAAGTAAAAATATACAGCCCGTATATAATTTTTACTTTGCTAATTCATTTAGTTAAAAATATTGCCTTTTGCGCATGGAGTCTTTTCTCCGCTTGCGACTGTCGCTGGCTTTCGTCGCAGAGCCAATATATTTTTAGTTACGCTTTTATGCTAAAATTGATGCCAATACTGCCTTTTGCGCATGGAGTCTATTCTCCGCTTGCTCAAAGATAAATGAATTCGGGCCATCGATAACGGAAGTTGCTACTTCTTCTTCACGGTGTGCTGGCAAGCAGTGTAAGAACATGTAGTCAGCTTTTGCATGAGCAACTAATTGATCATTAATTTGATAGCCTTCGAAATCTACTAAACGTTTTGCCGTTTCCTCTTCTTGCCCCATACTAGTCCAGACATCTGCGTAAACCGCATCTGCATTTTTAACAGCAGCAACTGGATCATTCGTTACACTTACAAGACTACCATTCTCTTTGGCAATTTTCTGTGCCTTTGCAATCACTTCTTCATTTGGTTCATAACCAATAGGCGTTGCTACAACAATATCCATTCCCACATGTGCAGCTGCCACCACTAAGGAATGTGCCACGTTATTACCATCTCCAACGTAAGCAATTTTCAGTCCTTTTAAGTCCCCTTTGCATTCTGCTATTGTCTCTAGATCTGCCAATGCCTGACACGGATGATAGATATCTGTTAATCCATTAATAACTGGGATTGAAGCATGATCAGCTAATTCTTTCACCATTTCATGTGAGTTTGCACGAATCATGATTGCGTCAAGATAGCCTGATAAAACATGTCCTGTATCTGAAATCGGTTCACCACGTCCAATTTGCATATCGCGGGAATGCATAAACATTGCTTTTCCTCCAAGTTGATTCATGCCAACTTCAAAGGAAATACGCGTACGTGTTGAATGTTTTTCAAAAATCATTCCCAATGTCTTACCTTCTAGTAATCTCGGACATCTTCCGGCCTTCGTAATCTTTTTTAATTGTGTAGCTAATTGGATTAACTCCTGAACCTCTTCACTTGTATAGTCTAATAATGTCAATAGATCCTTCCCTTTAAGGCTTGACACTAACTTAAGCTGAACCTCTTCTAATAATTTCATAAAATGTTCGCCCCCAAACTTCCGATTGATGATGAGTTCATTATACATATGTATATTTATTAAATCAAGTGTATTTTTATAATTTATCTAACTTTTTATAATTCATTGATTATGCAAAAAACAAGATTTATTATTCATTAAAATGAGAAAAATATCCACATCACCTTATAAAAATTCAATATCACACTTTTCATCACTTTTAAATATATGCACAACACAATTAATTAGTCACCAATAGAAAATAAAAAAAGAGCAATAGTTTACTCTTCCACAATTATTTATAAAGAAATCCACAGCAATTAAAAATTTTTATAAAAAAACAGGAGACAAAAATTCTGTCCCCTGATTCTTTGTTAAATTAATCAAAAATTATTTTGTTCACTGTGTCACGATCTAACTTTTTAACGAGTTCGACAATTAGCTTTACCGTATTTTCGTAATCATCACGATGTAAAATGGCTGCATGCGAGTGGATATAGCGTGTAGCTATACCAATTGCCATTGCCGGTACTCCGTTTGCAGTTAAGTGGATGGAACCTGCATCTGTTCCCCCACCTGGTGTTGAATCGAATTGATATGGGATATTATTTTCTTCTGCAACATCTACAACAAAATCACGAAGACCTTTATGTCCTACCATTGAAGCATCGAAAATTATTATTTGTGGGCCTTCACCAATTTTCGAAGTCGATTCCTTTGGTGTAATTCCTGGCGTATCACCTGCTACACCAACATCCACTGCAAAGCCGATATCAGGTTGGATTTTAAATGTTGCCGTTTTCGCTCCACGAAGGCCAACTTCTTCTTGTACATTTCCTACACCATATACAACATTCGGATGCTTAGTATCTTTTAATGCTTTTAAAACATCAATGGCAATGGCACAACCAATTCGATTATCCCAAGCTTTTGCTAAAAGCAATTTTTCATTTTTCATCACATTAAATTCAAAGTATGGTGTAATCATATCACCTGGACGAATACCCCATTCTTTTACTTCATCTTTTGAGCTTGCACCGATATCGATAAATAACTCTTTTAAATCCATTACTTTCTTGCGTTGTTCTACAGGTAGAATATGAGGTGGTTTTGAACCGATTACCCCAATAATCTCCTCACCTGAACGAGTTGTGATTGTCACACGTTGAGAAAGCATCACATGACTCCACCAACCACCAACAGTTTGGAATTTAATGAAGCCTTTTTCATCGATTTGAGTGACCATAAAACCAATTTCGTCTAAATGGCCAGCAATCATTATTTTAGGGCCATTTTCATCGCCTACTTTTTTAGCGATTAAACTTCCTAAATTATCTTGTTCAATCTTATCTGCAAATGGCTCAATATATTTACGCATTACTGCACGAGGAGCTCGTTCATTACCCGGGATTCCATTTGCATCAGTTAGTTCTTTTAACATTTTCAATGTATCATCTAATTGCACCATCTATTCGCCCTCCTAAATTGACTCTCCCTAATTATACCTTTATTATTTCGGTTATTGAAATACATTATCCTCTTTTTTACCTTTTCATTTTGACAAAAATAGAATCTATGGAGTTTCAGCTTAATAGCCGTTTCTCTGACGCTCATAGTTCTTTTCATTTTTGGCGAAATAGGCTTTGATAATATCTTCCAAAGTAAAGTCTAAATTAAAAGCCAATACCCCATAATATTGCCATACATCTTGATAACTATTCCTAGTAGGATTTTGTATAAATGTTAAAATCGCTTCTTGTGTTCGTAAAAACCAATTTGTTAAATCCTCTTTTACTTTAACTTCTGGCCATTCTTCTAAAGATAATCCCTTAGCGTTTCCAAGTGAAAGCAAAAAGTGAATCGAATCCACGAATTCTTCCAAAATAACTTCATGCTCCGAAGGACCTTTCGTACTCCAGAATTTAAAGCATCTTGTTTCATTTGCCAGTTCTGCCAGTTCAATCATTAAAGCAAGTCCTTTTTCTTTAAAGACATCACGGTTAATACCTTGTGTTTTTTCGATAAAAGTATCTAATTCTCTCTGCATTTCAAATAATTCTTTAAATTTCATAAAAAAATCCCTCAATTTCTAAATAAAATGAAACCTATCGTGCCACTTAATCGTAAAGGAACTTACAACGTTTTTACAAGGGGGAACTTGAATTGGCTCTTCTACTTTTCCGTTTGCTTATTATCGTATTAGTCGTTTACATATTTTACAAAGGTGTTCGGTACCTTACTGACCCTAAGCGAAAACTAGATGAAGCTTTTGAAAACGGCGAATATTATTTCTATGACGATGTAAAAAATGTTCGTAAAAACTTTTTCATTTCTTATAAAGGTGCTCTTTTTGAGGGTGAGAAATATTTAGGAACAACGGAAAATGCTTTTGAAGTTGTATCGATCTTCGTATGGGTTCATGATACGATGAAGCTTCAAGGGTTAACGAAAGATGACTTTTACTATTTGGAGAAAGAAATTCAAATGAGCTATCCTAAAGCTAAAATCAATTGGAAAAATCCAATAGAGCAGTTGATGAAAGAACAATCGAATGAGCTTTAAATCACCTTATTGCTTCAAAATTTCAATTTGATGATAATCTGGCTGCACTTATCCATCTTCTAAAAATAAGGATTGTCTAACACTGCTCCTACTATGCATGTAAGACAATCCTCTATTTTATTATTTAATGCTCGATTTCGCTAGTAACTTTTCGAGCTCTATTTCAATCAATTCAAGATCTAAACGTTCATAAAGCGGTTTAATGTCATTAATAATAGCTCTCGGTAAATCCTTTTGAATGGTCCATTCATTATTTTGTATATCAAGCATTGTTTTTATTTTCGTTGAAGCAAAGGGTAAGAACGGCTGTAGAACTTGCGCAAGATTTTGAATGATAAAGACACATGCTGAAAGCGTTTCTTTACATTCCTCTACCTCCTCCTTAACTTGAATCCACGGTTTTCGCTCATCAAAATATCGATTGGCAATACGGACATAATGAAAGACTTTTTCCAACGCTTGTTTAAAATGCCCCCCTTCTATTAAAGCTCCTACTTCATCATATAAATCTTTTGTTTTATCATAAATGTCTACATCTATTTTGGTATGCGGGATTTCCCCTTCAAATGATTTTTCAATAAACTTCAGGGTCCGATTAACAAAGTTACCAAATGCTCCGAGCAACTCGCTGTTATGGCTATAGATAAACTCTCGCCAAGAAAAATCTGTATCACGATTCTCCGGTGCATTTACAGATAAAAAATAGCGAATTGAGTCTGGATCATACTTTTGTAAAATTTCAGGTAGCCATACAGCCCAGTTTTGACTTGTTGATAATTTTCTTTTCTCCAAAGTTAAATATTCATTTGAAATAATATGGGTTGGCAAATTTTGAAGATTGATTCCTAAAAGAATTGCTGGCCAGATGACTGTATGAAATGGGATATTATCTTTTCCATGAATGTAATAGGAGATAGTAGTTTCATTCCACCATTCTTCTATATTCTCCTGGTTCTGCCTCGCCCATTCGATACTTGCTGTTAAGTATCCAGACACAGCCTCGATCCAAACATAGATTTTCTTCCCTTCAAAGCCTTCAACCGGTACATCTACTCCATTTGGTAAATCTCGTGTTACAGCTCGATCTGGGAGTCCTTCAGCTAAGTACCTTTTTGTTAAACTAAGTGCATTTTTTCTCCATAGATTTTCTCGTTCTGCCTTTTCTGTATATGCTTCGAGCTTATTTTGGAAAGCACTAAAGCTAAAATAG is drawn from Lysinibacillus sp. SGAir0095 and contains these coding sequences:
- the nadC gene encoding carboxylating nicotinate-nucleotide diphosphorylase; this encodes MNKIKLQTMLKQFFNEDIGDGDLSSELLFTSSDKGSFTFYAKEAGIFCGAEIIQTGFKILDSSIEVTLLKRDGEKIEIGDEIAVIEGSLQSLLAGERVILNLVQRMSSIATNAYKAVELTKGTNAKICDTRKTIPGLRMLDKYAVRTGGAYNHRSGLYDCIMLKDNHISFAGSISRAVSDAKSKIGHTVKIEVEIESKEQLIEAIEAKADIIMFDNRSPEEIRNWLPFVPSSIITEASGGITFDNLKDYAKSGVEFISLGALTHSVKALDISALVQLKGEKINGYH
- the nadA gene encoding quinolinate synthase NadA → MGITSLLGSNMLPEKYRTMKRSEMEQRILEIKETLGDQLFIPGHHYQKDEVIQFADSIGDSLQLARVAAANKKAQHIVFCGVHFMAETADMLTTDDQIVYLPDMRAGCSMADMADIYQTEEAWIELQKLLGDTIIPLTYVNSTAAIKAFTGRNGGACVTSSNAKKMVKWAYTQKERLFFLPDQHLGRNTAYELGIPLEQMAVWNPMKGELEYEGNLADLRVILWKGHCSVHQGFTVSNIKNVRERYPQMTIIVHPECCREVVEASDLNGSTKYIVDTVNSAPAGSSFAIGTEMNLVKRIIADHPDKQIISLNENMCPCLTMNRIDLPHLLWALEMITEDVPGNIIKVAPEVTKEAKLSLDRMLALA
- a CDS encoding IscS subfamily cysteine desulfurase; this translates as MIYLDYAATTPMTDEAIAAYSEAAKIVFGNTSSLHDAGGNASFLLEEARTRVANKLGINRNGVIFTGSGTEGNLLAILSLARAGKGKHVITSAAEHTSVHAAMTTLERDGYEVTKLPLNEYGIVDVDILVKSIREDTVLISIQHVNSEIGTIQPVERIAKIARKKDIPFHVDCVQSFCKLPIEHLAKELDAITISAHKFGGPKGCGAIYLNPRKRCVPVFPGLTHEKGIRGGTVDLPAIIAMVTAMEQFAYQKETFQLYRNRLKQILKDAGCDFIEAEADYQLPSILGICLNGVEGQFVMLRLNEEGIAISTGSACDITSSSGTKAILAMGQNLSKARQFFRVSFGEGTTKLEIDKLGDSLKSIAREVRL
- a CDS encoding GNAT family N-acetyltransferase, with protein sequence MNATEIYYGISSKYRNHGLATEAARATLSCGFEVIGLNKVIAF
- a CDS encoding methyl-accepting chemotaxis protein — translated: MLFLKRKEELNNHSSPEEASRDIDGQIQVAVDQLKGIVEQVNIASIDLEETSSSSKDKISSLLDHSMQTADNTHQVAIKMSEIESSALHISAFSQEILSNSQTSNEELVISVESFQSLQSKFDALKQSHHLLLQQMNQLVNNSKNIHDIVHTIGSISQKTRILALNASIEAARAGDHGKGFAVVANEVGNLANQTSIAVEQTRENLDLILTGINSSTDMVVTETKQIEEGSTELQEILKSMQSFKSRLVSITSMVSESTESVDGQRESIQEISKILQEISQLAHENKEHVYQVTNDLDKQHENVEEIRSISHALNTTSEELQSLIHKDAVLMNSNIDLTLVENSKEILLKTIRANELISLNAEVHQMQLDTILTANIQFEAIWSNRLDGSFIYSNPTAALVNAKLRPWFIEASGGKTFTSDVYISALTKKACITLSMPILDGNKIIGVLGADLAVS
- the nadB gene encoding L-aspartate oxidase; this translates as MKIETDIVIIGSGIAALQAAQVLSRRFTVHIITKSDIRNGSSYKAQGGIAAVISHDDHSTLHIQDTLLAGEHHHVEQHVERLVEKGIETVHQLINQDFPVDRTNQGAISLGLEGAHSKPRILHSGGDATGKALVEHLIAELPENVIVHEHEIAYELLLNTHGECIGVKTKKIDSRDSTYYTSYVILATGGAGSVYACTSNCPDSVGDGIALSYLAGAQITDMEFVQFHPSLLYINGAAKGLVSEAVRGAGGYFIDQYGHRLMENKHPLGDLAPRHVTAFEIYKERAKGNEVFLDISAISDFKSKFPTISQICEENGIAISQGRIPIAPGSHFLMGGISADCYGRTSIPRLLATGETACTGVHGANRLASNSLLEGITFGKLMAENLLSYGTRQNHFQECPTLNKDKKLTLLSAKTLQEEMLKNAGIIRNREDLTKLQELLPTYDQVRFFDLSKCTKQQIELTFMHITSSLIVNAALLREESRGAHIREDFARLHQGWQNKWVVFEKEKTYVREGLYEQNQTANNVKAIFQ
- a CDS encoding RNA methyltransferase; its protein translation is MKRIESPQNALVKHWKKLVTTRKEREKSGEFIVEGFHLVEEALKNKEQIVQIIVREGVDLPLLWDIDNVAMVEITGAIATELAETENSQGVFAHCKQLEVDSNALASWRKLLLVDAVQDPGNIGTMIRTADAAGIDAVVLGKGCADAYNPKTLRSAQGSHFHIPIVRGELADWIEDLQDREVKVYGTALQEAVVYTEVNTSGSFALIVGNEGSGIHPQLLDKTDQNVIIPIFGQAESLNVAVATGILLYQFAK